One segment of Xiphias gladius isolate SHS-SW01 ecotype Sanya breed wild chromosome 1, ASM1685928v1, whole genome shotgun sequence DNA contains the following:
- the madd gene encoding MAP kinase-activating death domain protein isoform X12 translates to MEKKKMCPRLLDYLVVVGARQPSSDSVAQTPQLLRRYPLEDHHDFPLPPDVVFFCQPEGCLSIRQRRVSLRDDSSFVFTLTDKDSGITRYGICVNFYRSFQRGHHRARGDKSSHTETAAQAAETTSEGSDGSGGGPPSALPPPNNADSAPPPASGEESGKPGAELNAGKSPQHRRSSAKVAPRNRNSTLTSLCILSHYPFFSTFRECLYILKRLVDCCSQRLTQRAGLPRATQRDTMWRVFTGALSVEEKGSQLLADLREIESWVYRLLRSPVPVPGQRRVDVEVLPHELKRPLTFALPDNSRFSMVDFPLHLPLELLGVDACLQVLSCVLLEHKVILQSRDYNALSMSVMAFVAMIYPLEYMFPVIPLLPTCMASAEQLLLAPTPYIIGVPASFFLYKCDFKMPDDVWLVDLDSSKVIAPTNAEMLPPLPEPEAGELKKHLKQCLVRLTVITQKQIFSSEYKALASMSLNTQPILNLEKFQEGQEMPLLPPGRDKASPSSTEFNPLIYGNDVDSVDVATRVAMVRFFNSPNVLQGFQMHTRTLRLFPRPVVAFQSSSFLASRPRRSGFADKLSHTQAVEFYGEWALNPTNLAFQRIHNNVFDPSLIGDKPKWYAHQLQPVVYRVYDGSSQLVEAMAGPLEDEGNESDPTDSGSDSEAYDDSSSSYSSLGDLVSEMIQGDIQGDTPSLDPPTHAALGDASEVEFQDFHDFREGHGSEGPPSGEGPAEPSDGQPLRSSSSTTASSSPSTIIQGVNNEQGEAPEIEASASAALQNPVPGLGSQPFLRPTADAGLVDPANKKQEYDNPYFEPQYGFPSEDDPDAEEQVESYTPRFNQNLNGNKIQRPLRPSSLRLPGESDGEGDSRNSSPNSTISNSSNDGFGGLMSFASNLYKNHGTSFSLSNLALPNKAAREKSTPFPSLKGARAPRALVDQKSSVIKHSPTVKRESPSPQGRVNNTSENQQFLKEVVQSVLDGQGVGWLNMKKVRRLLENEQLRVFVLSKLNRAVQSEEDARQEIIRDVEVSRKVYKGMLDILKCTVSSLEHSYTNAGLGGMASVFSLLEIARTHYQTKDPEKRKRSPTDSAGSPGSKESPSGRMETARPQGLLNIPHLQLPHNTTGKGARHFDTRSLNEENFIASIGPEGAKQQRPQVTDAEEKKSQISADSGLSVTSGSQRSDTESVASLEPPILTRSTSQDSEASTVISNSSGETLGADSDLSSTAGDGLIGRTAPHLTQSRGTLSDSEIETNPATSSVFGKTHTLKPGAKDHVPTMAKGPPPQPMEDISMRIYLCEGLLGKERSTLWDQLQFWEDAFLDAVMLEREGMGMDQGPQEMIERYLSLGEHDRKRLEDDEDRLLATLLHNMIAYMLMMKVNKNDIRKKVRRLMGKSHIGLTYSQEINELLDKLAHMNGRELCIRPSGSRHIKKQTFVVHAGTDTTGDIFFMEVCDDCIVLRSNIGTVYERWWYEKLINMTYCPKTKVLCLWRRNGQETQLNKFYTKKCRELYYCVKDSMERAAARQQSIKPGPELGGEFPVQDMKTGEGGLLQVTLEGINLKFMHSQFLKLKKW, encoded by the exons atggagaaaaagaaaatgtgcccTCGCCTTCTCGACTACTTGGTAGTGGTTGGAGCAAG GCAACCAAGTAGTGACAGTGTGGCCCAGACACCTCAGCTCCTCCGCCGCTACCCACTGGAGGACCACCACGACTTCCCACTCCCACCAGATGTGGTGTTTTTCTGCCAACCAGAGGGCTGCCTCAGTATACGCCAGCGTAGGGTTAGCCTTCGTGACGACTCCTCATTTGTTTTCACGCTGACTGACAAGGACTCAGGAATCACCCGCTACGGAATCTGCGTCAACTTCTACCGCTCTTTTCAGCGAGGACATCACCGTGCTCGTGGGGACAAGAGCAgtcacacagagacagcagcaCAGGCAGCGGAGACCACTAGTGAAGGGTCTGATGGCAGCGGTGGAGGCCCACCTTCCGCGTTACCTCCACCCAACAATGCTGACTCAGCACCTCCGCCTGCCTCTGGAGAAGAGAGTGGAAAACCAGGTGCCGAGCTAAATGCTGGCAAATCCCCACAGCACAGACGAAGTTCTGCTAAGGTGGCACCCAGGAACCGCAACAGCACACTGACCTCGCTGTGCATACTCAGCCACTACCCATTTTTCTCTACCTTCAGGGAATGCTTATATATTCTCAAGAGGCTGGTGGACTGCTGCAGTCAGAGGCTAACACAACGTGCTGGGCTCCCTCGTGCAACCCAGAG gGACACCATGTGGCGGGTTTTTACTGGTGCACTGTCAGTAGAAGAGAAAGGCAGCCAGCTGCTGGCCGACCTGCGGGAGATTGAATCGTGGGTGTACCGGTTGCTGCGTTCACCAGTACCAGTGCCTGGTCAGAGACGTGTGGATGTGGAAGTGTTGCCCCATGAACTCAAACGGCCACTCACTTTTGCCCTGCCTGACAACTCCCGCTTCTCCATGGTCGACTTCCCCCTACACCTCCCCTTAGAGCTGCTGGGTGTGGACGCCTGTCTTCAGGTCCTCAGCTGTGTACTTCTAGAGCACAAG gtcATTCTTCAATCCAGAGATTACAATGCTTTGTCTATGAGCGTCATGGCCTTTGTGGCCATGATCTACCCTCTGGAGTACATGTTCCCTGTTATCCCCTTACTGCCAACATGCATGGCCTCAGCTGAACAG CTCCTTCTTGCCCCCACTCCCTACATTATAGGTGTGCCAGCCAGTTTCTTTCTCtacaaatgtgattttaaaatgccaGACGATGTGTGGCTTGTGGACCTTGACAGCAGCAAG GTTATAGCACCCACCAATGCAGAGATGCTACCACCTCTTCCAGAGCCCGAAGCAGGCGAGCTTAAGAAACATCTGAAACAG TGTCTGGTTAGGTTGACCGTGATCACCCAAAAGCAGATCTTCTCCTCTGAATATAAG GCCTTGGCCAGTATGAGTTTGAACACCCAACCCATTCTGAACCTGGAGAAGTTCCAGGAAGGTCAGGAGATGCCCCTGCTCCCACCTGGACGAGATAAAGCTTCACCATCCTCCACAGAGTTCAACCCTCTAATATACGGCAATGACGTTGATTCTGTTGATGTAGCCACCAG GGTGGCCATGGTACGGTTCTTCAACTCCCCAAATGTTCTTCAGGGGTTCCAGATGCACACTCGCACATTGCGCCTCTTTCCCCGACCAGTGGTGGCTTTTCAGTCGTCGTCTTTTCTTGCATCTCGGCCACGGCGCTCTGGCTTTGCAGATAAACTTTCTCACACCCAGGCAGTGGAGTTCTATGGGGAGTGGGCTCTTAATCCCACCAACCTCGCCTTTCAGAGGATACATAACA ATGTGTTTGACCCCTCCTTAATCGGAGACAAGCCCAAGTGGTATGCTCACCAGCTACAGCCAGTGGTTTACCGAGTGTATGATGGAAGCTCCCAGCTGGTTGAAGCTATGGCTGGTCCCTTGGAGGATGAGGGCAACGAATCTGATCCCACAGACAG tggTAGTGACAGTGAGGCATACGATGACTCCAGCTCATCCTATTCCTCCCTTGGAGACCTTGTGAGTGAGATGATCCAAGGTGACATCCAGGGAGACACACCAA GCTTGGACCCCCCTACCCATGCGGCACTGGGAGATGCCAGTGAGGTTGAGTTTCAAGACTTCCATGACTTCAGGGAAGGTCATGGCTCGGAGGGTCCACCTAGTGGGGAGGGACCTGCCGAACCCTCTGATGGACAACCGCTTCGCTCAAGCTCCAGCACGACTGCAAGCTCAAGTCCCAGCACAATCATCCAGGGAGTCAACAAT gagCAGGGGGAAGCACCTGAAATTGAAGCATCAGCAAGTGCTGCTTTACAGAACCCTGTCCCCGGATTGGGCAGTCAGCCATTCCTCAGGCCTACAGCTGACGCTGGCCTGGTGGACCCAGCCAACAAAAAGCAAGAGTATGACAACCCATACTTTGAGCCCCAGTATGGCTTCCCCTCAGAGGATGACCCTGATGCAGAAGAGCAAGTGGAGTCATACACCCCTCGATTCAACCAGAACCTCAATGGCAACAA GATACAGCGTCCTTTACGGCCCAGTAGCCTGAGGCTCCCAGGAGAGTCTGATGGGGAGGGAGACTCCCGCAACAGCTCGCCAAACTCCACCATttcaaacagcagcaatgatGGATTTGGAGGACTTATGTCTTTTGCCA GCAATCTTTACAAGAACCACGGCACTAGTTTCAGTCTGTCCAATCTTGCCCTTCCCAACAAGGCAGCAAGGGAGAAATCAACGCCTTTCCCCAGCCTGAAAG GCGCACGTGCACCACGAGCACTTGTGGACCAGAAGTCTTCAGTAATCAAGCACAGTCCAACAGTGAAGAGAGAATCTCCCTCTCCTCAGGGTCGAGTCAACAACACAAG TGAGAACCAGCAGTTCTTGAAGGAAGTGGTGCAGAGTGTTCTTGATGGTCAGGGAGTGGGCTGGCTCAACATGAAAAAAGTGCGCCGTCTGTTGGAGAACGAGCAGCTTCGTGTCTTTGTGCTGAGCAAGCTGAACAGAGCCGTCCAGTCAGAGGAAGATGCCAGACAGGAGATCATACGTGATGTG GAGGTGAGCAGAAAGGTGTACAAAGGCATGTTGGACATCTTGAAATGCACAGTTTCCAGTCTGGAGCACTCTTACACTAATGCAGGCCTCGGAGGAATGGCCAGTGTCTTCAGCTTATTGGAAATAGCACGCACACATTATCAAACCAAAG ACCCAGAAAAACGCAAGCGAAGCCCCACAGACAGTGCTGGCAGCCCAGGGAGTAAAGAGAGTCCTTCTGGTCGTATGGAGACTGCCAGACCTCAGGGCCTTCTGAATATTCCGCACCTGCAGCTGCCGCACAACACAACGGGCAAAGGAGCCCGCCATTTTGATACCCGGAGTCTGAATGAGGAGAACTTTATTGCCTCGATTG GGCCCGAAGGAGCAAAGCAGCAGCGCCCCCAGGTGACGGatgcagaggagaagaaatcaCAGATCAGTGCTGACAGTGGCCTCAGTGTCACATCTGGATCTCAG AGGAGCGACACAGAGTCTGTAGCGAGCTTGGAGCCACCAATCCTGACAAGAAGCACCAGCCAGGACTCAGAGGCCAGCACAGTG ATCAGCAATAGCTCTGGAGAGACTCTTGGAGCTGACAGTGACCTGAGCAGCACAGCGGGAGACGGCCTCATTGGGAGAACTGCTCCGCATTTAACTCAGTCCAGAGGGACTCTTTCTGACAGTGAGATTGAAACCAATCCAGCCACCAGCTCAGTGTTT GGAAAGACCCATACTCTGAAACCAGGCGCAAAAGATCACGTACCCACTATGGCAAAGGGGCCGCCTCCGCAGCCCATGGAAGACATCAGTATGAGGATTTACCTTTGTGAAGGCTTGTTGG GTAAGGAGCGCTCCACACTGTGGGACCAGCTGCAGTTCTGGGAGGACGCCTTCTTAGACGCTGTGATGCTGGAGCGTGAGGGCATGGGGATGGACCAGGGACCCCAGGAGATGATCGAAAG ATACCTGTCACTAGGAGAACATGACCGAAAGCGTCTGGAGGATGACGAAGACAGACTTCTGGCCACCCTGCTGCACAATATGATTGCATACATGCTAATGATGAAA GTGAACAAAAATGACATCAGGAAGAAAGTGAGGCGTTTGATGGGGAAGTCCCACATTGGCCTCACATACAGCCAAGAGATCAATGAGCTACTGGACAAACTGGCTCACATG AATGGCCGTGAGCTGTGCATCAGGCCCAGTGGAAGCCGTCACATCAAGAAACAAACATTCGTTGTTCATGCTGGCACTGATACCACAGGAGACATCTTTTTCATGGAG GTTTGTGACGACTGCATAGTCCTGCGCAGCAACATCGGCACAGTTTATGAACGCTGGTGGTACGAGAAGCTCATCAACATGACTTACTGCCCCAAGACCAAGGTGCTGTGTCTCTGGAGACGCAACGGCCAAGAGACACAGCTCAACAAGTTCTATACCAAAAAG TGTCGTGAACTCTACTACTGTGTTAAAGACAGCATGGAAAGAGCTGCAGCAAGACAGCAGAGCATTAAACCAG GGCCAGAGCTGGGCGGAGAGTTTCCCGTCCAGGACATGAAAACGGGCGAAGGTGGACTGCTGCAGGTCACGCTGGAAGGAATCAACCTTAAATTCATGCACAGCCAG TTCCTGAAACTAAAGAAGTGGTGA
- the madd gene encoding MAP kinase-activating death domain protein isoform X8 translates to MEKKKMCPRLLDYLVVVGARQPSSDSVAQTPQLLRRYPLEDHHDFPLPPDVVFFCQPEGCLSIRQRRVSLRDDSSFVFTLTDKDSGITRYGICVNFYRSFQRGHHRARGDKSSHTETAAQAAETTSEGSDGSGGGPPSALPPPNNADSAPPPASGEESGKPGAELNAGKSPQHRRSSAKVAPRNRNSTLTSLCILSHYPFFSTFRECLYILKRLVDCCSQRLTQRAGLPRATQRDTMWRVFTGALSVEEKGSQLLADLREIESWVYRLLRSPVPVPGQRRVDVEVLPHELKRPLTFALPDNSRFSMVDFPLHLPLELLGVDACLQVLSCVLLEHKVILQSRDYNALSMSVMAFVAMIYPLEYMFPVIPLLPTCMASAEQLLLAPTPYIIGVPASFFLYKCDFKMPDDVWLVDLDSSKVIAPTNAEMLPPLPEPEAGELKKHLKQALASMSLNTQPILNLEKFQEGQEMPLLPPGRDKASPSSTEFNPLIYGNDVDSVDVATRVAMVRFFNSPNVLQGFQMHTRTLRLFPRPVVAFQSSSFLASRPRRSGFADKLSHTQAVEFYGEWALNPTNLAFQRIHNNVFDPSLIGDKPKWYAHQLQPVVYRVYDGSSQLVEAMAGPLEDEGNESDPTDSGSDSEAYDDSSSSYSSLGDLVSEMIQGDIQGDTPSLDPPTHAALGDASEVEFQDFHDFREGHGSEGPPSGEGPAEPSDGQPLRSSSSTTASSSPSTIIQGVNNEQGEAPEIEASASAALQNPVPGLGSQPFLRPTADAGLVDPANKKQEYDNPYFEPQYGFPSEDDPDAEEQVESYTPRFNQNLNGNKIQRPLRPSSLRLPGESDGEGDSRNSSPNSTISNSSNDGFGGLMSFASNLYKNHGTSFSLSNLALPNKAAREKSTPFPSLKGARAPRALVDQKSSVIKHSPTVKRESPSPQGRVNNTSENQQFLKEVVQSVLDGQGVGWLNMKKVRRLLENEQLRVFVLSKLNRAVQSEEDARQEIIRDVEVSRKVYKGMLDILKCTVSSLEHSYTNAGLGGMASVFSLLEIARTHYQTKDPEKRKRSPTDSAGSPGSKESPSGRMETARPQGLLNIPHLQLPHNTTGKGARHFDTRSLNEENFIASIGPEGAKQQRPQVTDAEEKKSQISADSGLSVTSGSQRSDTESVASLEPPILTRSTSQDSEASTISNSSGETLGADSDLSSTAGDGLIGRTAPHLTQSRGTLSDSEIETNPATSSVFGKTHTLKPGAKDHVPTMAKGPPPQPMEDISMRIYLCEGLLGKERSTLWDQLQFWEDAFLDAVMLEREGMGMDQGPQEMIERYLSLGEHDRKRLEDDEDRLLATLLHNMIAYMLMMKVNKNDIRKKVRRLMGKSHIGLTYSQEINELLDKLAHMNGRELCIRPSGSRHIKKQTFVVHAGTDTTGDIFFMEVCDDCIVLRSNIGTVYERWWYEKLINMTYCPKTKVLCLWRRNGQETQLNKFYTKKCRELYYCVKDSMERAAARQQSIKPGPELGGEFPVQDMKTGEGGLLQVTLEGINLKFMHSQVFIELSHIKKCNTVKGVFVLEEFVPETKEVVIHKYKTPMAHQICYSVLCLFSYMAAVKGKEAEGKAKILSPRPLPS, encoded by the exons atggagaaaaagaaaatgtgcccTCGCCTTCTCGACTACTTGGTAGTGGTTGGAGCAAG GCAACCAAGTAGTGACAGTGTGGCCCAGACACCTCAGCTCCTCCGCCGCTACCCACTGGAGGACCACCACGACTTCCCACTCCCACCAGATGTGGTGTTTTTCTGCCAACCAGAGGGCTGCCTCAGTATACGCCAGCGTAGGGTTAGCCTTCGTGACGACTCCTCATTTGTTTTCACGCTGACTGACAAGGACTCAGGAATCACCCGCTACGGAATCTGCGTCAACTTCTACCGCTCTTTTCAGCGAGGACATCACCGTGCTCGTGGGGACAAGAGCAgtcacacagagacagcagcaCAGGCAGCGGAGACCACTAGTGAAGGGTCTGATGGCAGCGGTGGAGGCCCACCTTCCGCGTTACCTCCACCCAACAATGCTGACTCAGCACCTCCGCCTGCCTCTGGAGAAGAGAGTGGAAAACCAGGTGCCGAGCTAAATGCTGGCAAATCCCCACAGCACAGACGAAGTTCTGCTAAGGTGGCACCCAGGAACCGCAACAGCACACTGACCTCGCTGTGCATACTCAGCCACTACCCATTTTTCTCTACCTTCAGGGAATGCTTATATATTCTCAAGAGGCTGGTGGACTGCTGCAGTCAGAGGCTAACACAACGTGCTGGGCTCCCTCGTGCAACCCAGAG gGACACCATGTGGCGGGTTTTTACTGGTGCACTGTCAGTAGAAGAGAAAGGCAGCCAGCTGCTGGCCGACCTGCGGGAGATTGAATCGTGGGTGTACCGGTTGCTGCGTTCACCAGTACCAGTGCCTGGTCAGAGACGTGTGGATGTGGAAGTGTTGCCCCATGAACTCAAACGGCCACTCACTTTTGCCCTGCCTGACAACTCCCGCTTCTCCATGGTCGACTTCCCCCTACACCTCCCCTTAGAGCTGCTGGGTGTGGACGCCTGTCTTCAGGTCCTCAGCTGTGTACTTCTAGAGCACAAG gtcATTCTTCAATCCAGAGATTACAATGCTTTGTCTATGAGCGTCATGGCCTTTGTGGCCATGATCTACCCTCTGGAGTACATGTTCCCTGTTATCCCCTTACTGCCAACATGCATGGCCTCAGCTGAACAG CTCCTTCTTGCCCCCACTCCCTACATTATAGGTGTGCCAGCCAGTTTCTTTCTCtacaaatgtgattttaaaatgccaGACGATGTGTGGCTTGTGGACCTTGACAGCAGCAAG GTTATAGCACCCACCAATGCAGAGATGCTACCACCTCTTCCAGAGCCCGAAGCAGGCGAGCTTAAGAAACATCTGAAACAG GCCTTGGCCAGTATGAGTTTGAACACCCAACCCATTCTGAACCTGGAGAAGTTCCAGGAAGGTCAGGAGATGCCCCTGCTCCCACCTGGACGAGATAAAGCTTCACCATCCTCCACAGAGTTCAACCCTCTAATATACGGCAATGACGTTGATTCTGTTGATGTAGCCACCAG GGTGGCCATGGTACGGTTCTTCAACTCCCCAAATGTTCTTCAGGGGTTCCAGATGCACACTCGCACATTGCGCCTCTTTCCCCGACCAGTGGTGGCTTTTCAGTCGTCGTCTTTTCTTGCATCTCGGCCACGGCGCTCTGGCTTTGCAGATAAACTTTCTCACACCCAGGCAGTGGAGTTCTATGGGGAGTGGGCTCTTAATCCCACCAACCTCGCCTTTCAGAGGATACATAACA ATGTGTTTGACCCCTCCTTAATCGGAGACAAGCCCAAGTGGTATGCTCACCAGCTACAGCCAGTGGTTTACCGAGTGTATGATGGAAGCTCCCAGCTGGTTGAAGCTATGGCTGGTCCCTTGGAGGATGAGGGCAACGAATCTGATCCCACAGACAG tggTAGTGACAGTGAGGCATACGATGACTCCAGCTCATCCTATTCCTCCCTTGGAGACCTTGTGAGTGAGATGATCCAAGGTGACATCCAGGGAGACACACCAA GCTTGGACCCCCCTACCCATGCGGCACTGGGAGATGCCAGTGAGGTTGAGTTTCAAGACTTCCATGACTTCAGGGAAGGTCATGGCTCGGAGGGTCCACCTAGTGGGGAGGGACCTGCCGAACCCTCTGATGGACAACCGCTTCGCTCAAGCTCCAGCACGACTGCAAGCTCAAGTCCCAGCACAATCATCCAGGGAGTCAACAAT gagCAGGGGGAAGCACCTGAAATTGAAGCATCAGCAAGTGCTGCTTTACAGAACCCTGTCCCCGGATTGGGCAGTCAGCCATTCCTCAGGCCTACAGCTGACGCTGGCCTGGTGGACCCAGCCAACAAAAAGCAAGAGTATGACAACCCATACTTTGAGCCCCAGTATGGCTTCCCCTCAGAGGATGACCCTGATGCAGAAGAGCAAGTGGAGTCATACACCCCTCGATTCAACCAGAACCTCAATGGCAACAA GATACAGCGTCCTTTACGGCCCAGTAGCCTGAGGCTCCCAGGAGAGTCTGATGGGGAGGGAGACTCCCGCAACAGCTCGCCAAACTCCACCATttcaaacagcagcaatgatGGATTTGGAGGACTTATGTCTTTTGCCA GCAATCTTTACAAGAACCACGGCACTAGTTTCAGTCTGTCCAATCTTGCCCTTCCCAACAAGGCAGCAAGGGAGAAATCAACGCCTTTCCCCAGCCTGAAAG GCGCACGTGCACCACGAGCACTTGTGGACCAGAAGTCTTCAGTAATCAAGCACAGTCCAACAGTGAAGAGAGAATCTCCCTCTCCTCAGGGTCGAGTCAACAACACAAG TGAGAACCAGCAGTTCTTGAAGGAAGTGGTGCAGAGTGTTCTTGATGGTCAGGGAGTGGGCTGGCTCAACATGAAAAAAGTGCGCCGTCTGTTGGAGAACGAGCAGCTTCGTGTCTTTGTGCTGAGCAAGCTGAACAGAGCCGTCCAGTCAGAGGAAGATGCCAGACAGGAGATCATACGTGATGTG GAGGTGAGCAGAAAGGTGTACAAAGGCATGTTGGACATCTTGAAATGCACAGTTTCCAGTCTGGAGCACTCTTACACTAATGCAGGCCTCGGAGGAATGGCCAGTGTCTTCAGCTTATTGGAAATAGCACGCACACATTATCAAACCAAAG ACCCAGAAAAACGCAAGCGAAGCCCCACAGACAGTGCTGGCAGCCCAGGGAGTAAAGAGAGTCCTTCTGGTCGTATGGAGACTGCCAGACCTCAGGGCCTTCTGAATATTCCGCACCTGCAGCTGCCGCACAACACAACGGGCAAAGGAGCCCGCCATTTTGATACCCGGAGTCTGAATGAGGAGAACTTTATTGCCTCGATTG GGCCCGAAGGAGCAAAGCAGCAGCGCCCCCAGGTGACGGatgcagaggagaagaaatcaCAGATCAGTGCTGACAGTGGCCTCAGTGTCACATCTGGATCTCAG AGGAGCGACACAGAGTCTGTAGCGAGCTTGGAGCCACCAATCCTGACAAGAAGCACCAGCCAGGACTCAGAGGCCAGCACA ATCAGCAATAGCTCTGGAGAGACTCTTGGAGCTGACAGTGACCTGAGCAGCACAGCGGGAGACGGCCTCATTGGGAGAACTGCTCCGCATTTAACTCAGTCCAGAGGGACTCTTTCTGACAGTGAGATTGAAACCAATCCAGCCACCAGCTCAGTGTTT GGAAAGACCCATACTCTGAAACCAGGCGCAAAAGATCACGTACCCACTATGGCAAAGGGGCCGCCTCCGCAGCCCATGGAAGACATCAGTATGAGGATTTACCTTTGTGAAGGCTTGTTGG GTAAGGAGCGCTCCACACTGTGGGACCAGCTGCAGTTCTGGGAGGACGCCTTCTTAGACGCTGTGATGCTGGAGCGTGAGGGCATGGGGATGGACCAGGGACCCCAGGAGATGATCGAAAG ATACCTGTCACTAGGAGAACATGACCGAAAGCGTCTGGAGGATGACGAAGACAGACTTCTGGCCACCCTGCTGCACAATATGATTGCATACATGCTAATGATGAAA GTGAACAAAAATGACATCAGGAAGAAAGTGAGGCGTTTGATGGGGAAGTCCCACATTGGCCTCACATACAGCCAAGAGATCAATGAGCTACTGGACAAACTGGCTCACATG AATGGCCGTGAGCTGTGCATCAGGCCCAGTGGAAGCCGTCACATCAAGAAACAAACATTCGTTGTTCATGCTGGCACTGATACCACAGGAGACATCTTTTTCATGGAG GTTTGTGACGACTGCATAGTCCTGCGCAGCAACATCGGCACAGTTTATGAACGCTGGTGGTACGAGAAGCTCATCAACATGACTTACTGCCCCAAGACCAAGGTGCTGTGTCTCTGGAGACGCAACGGCCAAGAGACACAGCTCAACAAGTTCTATACCAAAAAG TGTCGTGAACTCTACTACTGTGTTAAAGACAGCATGGAAAGAGCTGCAGCAAGACAGCAGAGCATTAAACCAG GGCCAGAGCTGGGCGGAGAGTTTCCCGTCCAGGACATGAAAACGGGCGAAGGTGGACTGCTGCAGGTCACGCTGGAAGGAATCAACCTTAAATTCATGCACAGCCAG gttttcatAGAGCTGAGTCACATTAAAAAGTGCAATACAGTGAAGGGAGTCTTTGTCCTGGAGGAATTTG TTCCTGAAACTAAAGAAGTGGTGATCCACAAGTACAAGACCCCCATG gcacatcAGATCTGTTACTCGGTCCTCTGCCTTTTCTCCTACATGGCGGCAGTGAAGGGGAAGGAGGCGGAAGGAAAAGCCAAGATTCTGTCGCCGAGACCCCTTCCCAGctag